In Ostrea edulis chromosome 6, xbOstEdul1.1, whole genome shotgun sequence, a single window of DNA contains:
- the LOC130047372 gene encoding uncharacterized protein LOC130047372, whose product MSVEMYPVKSCSGDADSWLKAGINLKCPNDTIGRNLYQCAPKDDKTDLVEFCLKGSRGRYEEGLCVYAYPSGHLDVEGCEKFLSGCPEKSYISDEIFNCKFSANL is encoded by the exons ATGTCAGTGGAGATGTATCCCGTGAAGTCCTGCTCTGGGGATGCCGACTCGTGGTTGAAGGCTGGAATCAATTTGAAATGTCCTAATGACACCATCGGCAGGAACCTTTACCAGTGTGCCCCTAAGGATGATAAGACTGACTTGGTCGAGTTCTGCTTGAAGGGATccagagggagatatgaagaag gTCTATGTGTGTACGCCTATCCTAGTGGTCACCTAGATGTGGAGGGATGCGAGAAGTTTTTGTCTGGATGTCCTGAAAAGTCTTACATCAGCGATGAAATTTTCAACTGTAAGTTCAGTGCGAATTTGTAA